The following proteins come from a genomic window of Mariniflexile sp. TRM1-10:
- a CDS encoding type I restriction endonuclease subunit R: MKFTEAKLEDAFIELLGNEAYPHYLGNTINRDPEEVLIEEDLIAFLLNQYKSEGLTLTEAKSIVLQLKTLPASDLYETNKKATQWLSDGFSFKREDRNQKDIWVYLIDYSKENSNSYKFVNQLEIVDTEKRIPDGIIYINGIPVVVFEFKTAIQENCTIHNAYIQLTTRYQRDIPELFKYNAFCVISDGVNNKAGSFFAPYEFFYAWRRISGLAKDVDGIDSMFTLVQGMLHQNRLRDIIQNFIYIPDTSKKDEKIVCRYPQYYAARALYDNIKKAQKPEGDGKGGTYFGATGSGKSYTMLYLTRLLMKSGHFENPTIVLITDRTDLDDQLSGQFTNAKVFIGDDTIKSVESRAELRELLQGRASGGVFLTTIHKFTEDIELLTERTNVICISDEAHRSQTNLDQKVRVTEYGVKKSFGFAKYLHDSLPNATFVGFTGTPIDATLDVFGKVVDVYTMTESVKDEITVKIVYEGRAAKIALYNSELEKIEAYYQVAEESGANEYQIEESKKQSANMNAILGDPDRLNELATDFVKHYENRVTEGATVKGKAMFVSSSREIAYEFYKNVIELKPEWNVVRVAEEGAALSDRDKREIKPMERIKMIMTRGKDDPKEMYDLLGTKEYRKELDRQFKNEKSNFKIAIVVDMWLTGFDVPFLDSIYIDKPIQQHNLIQTISRVNRKFKGKNKGLVVDYIGIKNQMNLALKKYSEGDKDNFEDIQQSLIVVRNHLDLLSKLFHKFDNTKYFQGTPLEQLNTLNMAAEYAQLTKELETRFMGLVKRLKAAYDICAGSEQLTQEERDYTHFYLAVRSIVFKLTKGDAPDTAQMNAKVREMIKNALQSDGVDEIFKMGEETQKEQDLFDEDYLAKIDKIKLPNTKIKLLQQLLARAIGEMKKVNKVKGVDFSKKMEFLVDKYNQRDENDVFRSEVYEEMAEHLTNLIWDVYKEFKAGDELGIDFEEKAFYDILKELCIKYDFTYPEDKLIELAKAVKDLVDSQAKFPDWSKRADIKSALKVGLILLLDEFGYPPVERDEVYKEIFEQAENFKKYNKV; this comes from the coding sequence ATGAAATTTACAGAAGCAAAATTAGAAGACGCATTTATAGAATTATTGGGTAACGAAGCATACCCACATTATTTAGGAAATACTATAAACCGTGATCCCGAAGAAGTGCTCATTGAAGAAGATTTGATAGCGTTTCTGCTAAATCAATATAAATCTGAAGGACTTACCCTTACAGAAGCTAAGTCTATTGTTTTGCAGTTAAAAACTTTGCCAGCATCCGATTTGTACGAAACCAATAAAAAGGCAACGCAATGGCTATCTGATGGTTTTAGCTTTAAGCGTGAAGACCGTAACCAAAAAGATATTTGGGTTTACTTAATCGACTATTCTAAAGAGAACAGCAATAGCTACAAGTTCGTCAACCAACTGGAAATTGTAGACACAGAAAAAAGAATCCCGGACGGAATCATTTATATCAATGGCATTCCGGTAGTGGTATTTGAGTTTAAAACTGCTATTCAAGAAAATTGTACCATTCATAATGCCTACATTCAGCTTACCACAAGATATCAAAGGGACATTCCAGAACTGTTTAAGTACAATGCCTTTTGCGTAATTAGTGATGGTGTCAACAATAAAGCAGGGTCTTTTTTTGCACCTTATGAGTTTTTTTATGCGTGGCGCAGAATTTCAGGTTTAGCCAAAGATGTGGATGGTATAGATAGCATGTTTACACTTGTTCAAGGCATGTTGCACCAAAACCGCCTTAGAGACATTATTCAAAATTTTATTTACATTCCAGATACGTCTAAAAAAGATGAGAAAATTGTTTGTCGTTATCCTCAGTACTATGCTGCAAGAGCCTTATACGACAACATTAAAAAGGCTCAGAAACCCGAAGGAGATGGCAAAGGAGGCACTTATTTTGGTGCAACAGGAAGTGGTAAGAGCTACACCATGCTTTATCTCACAAGGTTGTTGATGAAAAGCGGGCATTTTGAAAACCCAACAATCGTTTTAATTACTGACCGTACCGATTTAGACGACCAACTTTCAGGGCAATTCACCAATGCCAAAGTATTTATAGGTGACGATACCATTAAAAGTGTAGAAAGTAGAGCGGAATTGAGGGAGTTGCTACAAGGACGTGCCAGTGGTGGTGTGTTTTTAACCACCATTCACAAGTTTACAGAAGATATAGAATTACTCACCGAGCGCACCAACGTCATCTGTATTTCAGACGAAGCGCATAGAAGCCAAACCAATTTAGACCAAAAAGTAAGGGTTACGGAATACGGCGTTAAAAAGTCTTTTGGCTTTGCCAAATACCTACACGACTCGTTACCCAACGCCACTTTTGTAGGCTTTACAGGCACACCTATTGATGCCACCTTGGATGTGTTTGGTAAGGTGGTAGATGTTTATACCATGACAGAATCCGTTAAGGATGAAATCACGGTAAAAATCGTGTACGAAGGCAGAGCTGCTAAAATAGCCTTATACAATAGTGAATTAGAAAAAATAGAAGCATATTATCAAGTAGCCGAAGAATCTGGCGCTAATGAGTACCAAATTGAGGAAAGTAAAAAGCAATCAGCCAATATGAATGCTATTTTAGGAGATCCAGATAGATTGAATGAATTAGCCACGGACTTTGTAAAGCATTATGAAAATCGTGTTACGGAAGGAGCTACCGTTAAGGGCAAGGCCATGTTTGTTTCTAGCTCTCGTGAAATCGCCTATGAGTTTTATAAAAATGTCATAGAACTAAAACCCGAATGGAATGTTGTAAGAGTTGCTGAAGAAGGTGCGGCATTGAGCGATAGGGATAAAAGGGAAATAAAACCTATGGAGCGCATCAAAATGATTATGACCCGTGGTAAGGATGACCCAAAAGAAATGTACGATTTATTGGGAACTAAAGAGTACCGTAAGGAATTAGATAGGCAGTTTAAAAATGAAAAATCTAATTTTAAAATTGCCATTGTGGTAGACATGTGGTTGACTGGTTTTGACGTTCCCTTCTTAGATAGTATTTATATTGATAAGCCCATACAACAGCACAATTTAATTCAGACGATTTCTCGTGTAAACCGCAAATTTAAAGGCAAAAACAAAGGTTTGGTAGTTGACTACATCGGCATCAAAAATCAAATGAATTTAGCCTTAAAGAAATACTCGGAAGGTGACAAAGATAATTTTGAAGATATCCAGCAATCTTTAATAGTGGTTAGAAATCACTTGGATTTACTTTCCAAGCTCTTTCATAAATTTGATAATACCAAATACTTTCAAGGAACTCCATTAGAGCAGTTAAACACACTTAATATGGCTGCGGAATATGCTCAGCTTACAAAAGAGTTGGAAACTCGCTTTATGGGTTTAGTTAAAAGGCTTAAAGCAGCTTATGACATATGTGCCGGTAGTGAGCAGTTGACACAGGAAGAAAGAGATTATACCCATTTCTATTTGGCAGTAAGATCCATTGTTTTTAAACTAACAAAGGGTGATGCACCCGATACCGCCCAAATGAATGCCAAAGTAAGGGAAATGATTAAAAATGCCTTACAAAGTGATGGTGTTGATGAAATCTTCAAAATGGGTGAAGAAACCCAAAAAGAGCAGGATCTTTTTGATGAAGACTATTTGGCCAAGATTGATAAAATAAAGCTTCCTAATACCAAGATAAAATTACTTCAACAGCTTTTGGCCCGTGCCATAGGTGAAATGAAGAAAGTAAACAAGGTTAAAGGGGTTGACTTCTCAAAGAAAATGGAATTCTTGGTTGACAAATATAACCAAAGAGATGAAAACGATGTTTTTAGAAGTGAAGTCTATGAAGAAATGGCAGAACACCTTACTAACCTTATATGGGATGTCTACAAAGAATTTAAAGCTGGAGATGAATTAGGGATTGATTTTGAGGAAAAAGCCTTTTATGACATTTTAAAAGAACTGTGCATTAAATATGATTTTACTTATCCGGAAGACAAATTGATTGAGTTAGCCAAAGCGGTCAAAGATTTGGTTGACAGTCAAGCCAAATTTCCTGATTGGAGCAAACGTGCCGATATAAAATCAGCACTTAAGGTTGGTTTAATTCTACTCTTGGATGAATTCGGTTACCCTCCAGTTGAACGCGATGAGGTTTACAAAGAAATTTTTGAGCAAGCTGAGAATTTTAAAAAATATAATAAAGTATAA